A portion of the uncultured Draconibacterium sp. genome contains these proteins:
- the mobC gene encoding plasmid mobilization relaxosome protein MobC — protein MRPKLPEHEKRTEIIRLLLTKEEKQRLDSLVRTGKFGCRSDYIRYSIFRRSVKKEVRFDPETKDQLNNLDYELNRIGVNLNQLSKKMNSFSAYNVGDNDRRLLKQAFQMMMQCLAFLQNHLR, from the coding sequence ATGCGACCAAAATTACCGGAACACGAAAAACGAACCGAGATCATCCGGCTGCTTCTCACCAAGGAGGAAAAGCAGCGACTGGATAGTTTGGTGCGTACCGGGAAGTTTGGATGCCGGAGTGATTATATACGTTATTCCATATTTCGGAGATCTGTGAAGAAGGAAGTTCGCTTCGATCCGGAGACAAAAGATCAGCTGAACAATCTGGACTATGAATTAAATAGGATTGGTGTGAACCTGAACCAGCTCTCTAAAAAAATGAATTCATTTTCTGCATACAATGTTGGAGATAATGACCGGCGTCTACTAAAACAGGCTTTTCAGATGATGATGCAATGCCTGGCTTTTTTACAAAATCACCTGCGCTAA
- a CDS encoding relaxase/mobilization nuclease domain-containing protein, with protein sequence MVIVIHQSGNTQNALFYNEKKVEQKKAHFYKSGNTPTINPFAGTKHDRLNILKEIEERNTRVKKKGLHISVNPTVTDLVKLGDKGMRTEIGNLMEHMGYGNQPYFVYKHSDIDRTHFHIVSTRIDCETGKKIKDNYEKEKTQRFIKSLEQKYDLSKEQNLVQSNLKFSAGSRNLKQNLESLFYQLNQIESISTKQLYDKSLELFNVEVQRSGRGHVVFVTDEIGNPIRNPIRLSEFQERSRFYVSAKAEQEIQMQTQVIDQFQLAQWARDVNRLIEKSNRRKRELKSKYKTRNNKKGRSL encoded by the coding sequence ATGGTAATTGTAATCCATCAATCCGGCAATACTCAAAATGCTTTGTTTTACAACGAAAAGAAAGTAGAACAGAAAAAGGCACATTTCTATAAAAGTGGTAATACGCCAACCATTAATCCTTTTGCCGGAACAAAACACGATCGGCTGAATATCCTTAAAGAGATTGAGGAGAGAAACACACGGGTGAAGAAGAAAGGTTTACATATTTCTGTAAATCCAACAGTAACGGATTTGGTAAAACTGGGAGATAAGGGAATGCGAACTGAAATCGGAAACCTGATGGAGCATATGGGCTATGGGAATCAACCTTACTTTGTGTATAAGCATTCAGACATTGACCGGACACACTTTCATATTGTTTCCACCCGGATTGATTGCGAAACCGGGAAGAAGATAAAAGACAATTATGAGAAGGAGAAAACGCAACGTTTTATCAAATCCCTGGAGCAAAAGTATGATCTCAGCAAAGAACAAAATCTGGTACAATCCAATCTGAAATTTTCTGCAGGTAGCAGAAACCTGAAACAAAACCTGGAAAGTTTATTTTATCAGCTAAACCAAATTGAATCTATATCGACAAAACAGCTTTACGATAAATCGCTGGAGCTTTTTAATGTGGAGGTACAAAGATCGGGAAGGGGGCATGTTGTATTTGTTACTGATGAAATCGGGAATCCGATACGTAACCCGATAAGGCTTTCTGAGTTCCAGGAACGTTCACGTTTTTATGTGTCGGCAAAAGCGGAACAGGAAATTCAAATGCAAACGCAAGTGATTGATCAATTTCAGTTGGCGCAATGGGCGAGAGATGTAAATCGATTGATTGAGAAAAGTAATCGACGAAAGAGAGAGCTAAAATCCAAATACAAGACAAGAAATAATAAAAAAGGAAGAAGTTTATAA